AACGTCGAAAATGAATTTTTCGCCGGTGACCTTTCCCGTAGCAGCGGGTCTTTCTCCGACGAAAGGAGAGGACGGATGGTTGAAATTTTACCATCCCCAGGCTCAAAGAGTCAAAATCGGAGAGGATGGGAAAGCCGATTTTCGGAATATCGATCGATACATATACGTAAAAGAAGGCGAGAAACTTGCATCCCTCTTTGAGGGCATTCCCGGCAAGGCCGGAATCGACGTATTCGGAAAACCGATAGCTCCCCCTCCGATCAAGAGACCGAAATTGACCGTCGGAAAGAACGTGCAGGAAAGGCAGACGATAGTGGACGGAAAACCGTTACGCGATTACCACGCGACCACCAACGGAGCCGTTTTTTCCACCGACAGTTCGGTTACCGTTTCCCAGGAATTGCAGATCGATTCCAATGTAGGGATAGGAACCGGAAACGTTAATTATGACGGAAACGTATTAGTCAAAGGTGATATAGAATCGGGAGCTTCCGTTGTGACAAACGGAAGTTTGATCGTTAAGGGAAATATCGAATCTTCCGATCTGACCGTCGCCAGGGATTTGGAAGCGAGCGGCGGAATTAAAGGCGATGGCAAGAACGTAATAAAAGTCGGCGGCCATTTAAACGCTAAATTCATTGAAAACGCCGAGATAGAAGTCGACGGAGACGTAGTGATCGAAGGATTTATTTTGAATTCCAAAATCCATTGCCTCGGAACGATCGCATTGAACGGTTCTAACGCGAACCTAGTTTCTTCGTCCGTAACGGTGTTTACCGGTTTAGTCTGCAGCAATTTGGGTTCTCAAGCGGAATTGGATACCGTCGTTGAATTAGGATTTCATTTTCGAAACGATCGCGCGTTTGAGGAATTGACTAAGCGTTTGCATTCCGCCGAAAAAGAGATGGAGAAGGTTCTTCCTAAAATCCAACAAATTAAGCAGCTAGTCCAA
The Leptospira inadai serovar Lyme str. 10 genome window above contains:
- a CDS encoding DUF342 domain-containing protein, giving the protein MIVSTEQTSGLPEQDTSWESVFTLKVANDALSAELTIRPGMIKGRSLSTGVILEFLHDREISQERVLSDQIYQTLKNLADATSKMNFSPVTFPVAAGLSPTKGEDGWLKFYHPQAQRVKIGEDGKADFRNIDRYIYVKEGEKLASLFEGIPGKAGIDVFGKPIAPPPIKRPKLTVGKNVQERQTIVDGKPLRDYHATTNGAVFSTDSSVTVSQELQIDSNVGIGTGNVNYDGNVLVKGDIESGASVVTNGSLIVKGNIESSDLTVARDLEASGGIKGDGKNVIKVGGHLNAKFIENAEIEVDGDVVIEGFILNSKIHCLGTIALNGSNANLVSSSVTVFTGLVCSNLGSQAELDTVVELGFHFRNDRAFEELTKRLHSAEKEMEKVLPKIQQIKQLVQRSRGQIPEDKKEGYRKIFEEYNEKNRFIEALKQKIEVLRTARFHPGEVQLVVRKGAYKGAIIKYRRQIEKIDKFQSAFMMRFHPGQDKAAMVAVKAQK